The Pyrus communis chromosome 8, drPyrComm1.1, whole genome shotgun sequence region atttgatttCTTGGACCCAAGTTACATgttcgttgacaacgatcacatatTGTACAAAACTCGTATGCATCCTTAAACaaactaggccaataaaaaccactctctaacaccttaagggctgtcctctttgctccaaaatggccgccacatgcataagaatgacaaaaagtTAGAATAGATTTAAACTCAGATTCGGGGACACACCTTCTAATCaattgatcagggcaatatttccataaataaagATTATCCCACTCGTAGTATTTGGCGGTATTGACAAGCTAATCCTTCTGAGCACGTGTAAAATCATCCGGAATCTTTTTGGTGACCTTGTAATTGATAATATTTTCATACCAAGGGTCAGTGGCCTCTAATGAAAACAATTGCTCATCCGGAAAACTCTCACGTAAAGGGATGAGATTTTCCTTCGTGTTTGAATGTACAAGTCCGCTAAGATGATCTGCTACAACattctcactccctttcttatCCTTGATCTCCAAGTTAAACTCTTGAAGCAAAACTATCCATCGAATGAGTCGCGGTTTtgcataatttttgtttttagtagatacttcaaagctgcatggtcaaaaaacacaataactttagttccaatcagataagatttaaatttttctaaagcaaatacaacagctAGAAGCTCTTTCTCTGTTGTTGAATAATTCAAATGTGCATCATTGAGTGTTCACggtgcataatagatgacatgtggcactTTGTTGACATGCTGCCCTAGAACTGTACTGACGGCATAGTCTGAAGCATCACACATCAACTCAAAAGGTAAACTCCAATCTGGTGGCAAGATCAGAGGAGCCGTAGATAACAACTCCTTAAGCTTGTTGAATGCTACCACACACTCTTTATTCATATCAAATGTTACATCCTTTTGAAGCAAACGGCACAAGGGTCTAGAAATCATTGAAATGTCCTTCATAAACCTACAGTAGAAACCTACATGTCCAAGAAAATAACGAACCTCCCtgatagtagtagggaagggtAAAGAACTAACAAGTTCTACTTtagatttatcaacttcaattccattTTCAGATATGATATGCCCTAGAAATAATCCATCtaaaaccatgaaatgacatttttcccaatttaagacCAGATTAGTTTCTTGACAACGTTTTAAAACTAGGGACAAATTATGTagacatgtatcaaaagaatcactatAAACTAAAGAATCATCCATGaacacttcaattattttctcaatcatatcagaaaagatacttaccataccTTTTAAATATGGCAGGGGTGTTGCAAAGTCCAAACGGCATCCTCcaatatgcaaatgtgccaaatggACATGTGAAAGTCGTTttttcttgatcctccggagcaactgcaatttgattatatctagaatatccatcaagaaagcaataaggAGAATGACCAGCTAACTTTTCtaacatttgatcaatgaatgggaCTGGAAAATGATCCTTGCATGTGGTGTTATTTATCTTCCGATAGTTTGTACAGACTCTCCAACTATTTTACACACGTGTAGGCATTAGCTCACTAGCTTCATTCTTAACAACTGTGACTCCGGATCGCTACAGAACTACTTGAACAAGGCTCACCCACTTGCCGTCTAAGATAGGATATATGATGTCAACATCAAGAAGCTTGATAACTTCTTTCTTGACGACCTCCATCATAAGTGGGTTCAAACGGCGTTGAGTTTCCCTTGTAGGTTTTGCACCTTCCTCTAGCAGAATCCCATGCATACATATAGCTGGatttatacctttgatatctaCAATGCTCCAAGCTATGGTAATTTTATGATCCTTCAGTACTCGAATCAGTTTCTCCCCCTTTTTTGATGTGAGTTGTGACGATATAATGACCGGTAATGTTTCATCCTTTCCTaaaaatgcatacttcaaatgTTTAGGAATTGGTTTGAGCTCTAATTTAGGTGTCTGATCACAGATGAAGAGTTTTTTCATTAGAAGtaggaagagaaataaaataggaagaaGACTTACCACGAATTGGTGAAAAAGACTCAAGGGTTGCCACTGTCTAGATTAATTCTTCTTCAAAGTGCTCAGAATAATTAAGATTTCCATGTGTAATGCTACGCACTAacgcattctctaaattatcTTGTCTCACACCTTCATTAAAACAATCATGCATAAAATAGTCAAAcgcatcaatagaaaaacaagattcAAAATCACTAGGGTACCTCATAGCATTGAAGATTTTGAACTTGGCGTTTTCTCCATCAATTTCCATGGTTAAGGTACCATCATAGACATCAATCTTCATACGTGCCTTTCTAAGGAATAGTCTTCCCAATATAAGAGGAAGTGTAATAGGCATAAGGTCATGTTCCAtctcaagaacaaaaaaaatgagcgggaaaaatgagcttattcacTTGCACAAGTACATCCTCCAATAGGCCTTTGGGATATCTATTTGAACGATCTGCCAACTGGATTACTACCTTTGTTTCCTTCAAGTCTCCAAGGTTTAATGATTCATACACTGAATATGGCATCAGATTGATGGATGCCCCCAAATCATACAATGCTCTAGCAAACTTTTTCCCTCCAATTACACATGGAATGGTAAAGCTACTGGCATCCTTCAACTTCcggtggcagctttctttgcaaaacaGCTGATACTTCCTCACTTAATGCCATAGTTTCTTGATCATTGAATCTCCTCTTATTCGTACAAAGCTCTTTAAGGAACTTTGCATACTTGGGCACTTGTTTTATGGTATTTAAAAGAGGTAAGTTCACTTGGACTTTCCGGAAAGTATCCAAGATTCCCTTATCAGTTTGCTTTTTCTTAGACTTCATAAACCTACGAGGAAAAGGAATAGGGacacatgagttaaatgaaTTTTGAACTTCTTTACTTACCTTATCAAAATCATTTTTGTTCAATTCTGTGGCTTTAAGAGACATTTCAGTTTCTGTTGAAGCCTCATCTTTCTCAAGATTATTTGTATCTTTTCTAGTCCTCTTTTGCATCTTTCGCTGCTCAAAAACTTCTTTTCCATTCCTTAAAGTCATAACATTCATCTACTCCGCATTTGGATTCACCACAGTTtggctaggcaaccttcctggTTGGTGTTGTTGCCCCATCAAACTTGCTAATTGACTCATTTGGCGCTCAAGGTTGTCAATTGCTTTATCTGTTTTTTGTTGATCAGATTGAGTAGATTTAGCTAAAGAAGCAATTAAATCCTCAAGAGACTTACTTGGAGCTTGATGTTGTTGAGGCTGAAATGGTGTATGGGGTCTTGCTTGAAAGAAGCCAAGTAGACAGTTATAGTTGTTAGGAACAGATTGTTATCCATTGTCTTGATTGTTCCACTTTAAGTGTGGATGATCGCACCACCCCACATTATAGTTGTTAGAGTATGGATCATACTTTTGCCTTTGTTGCCCCTGAAGCCCTTCTAACGCATCAGCTTGCTCAAGACCACCTTGATCCATCAACGAAGGGCACATGTCCGTGGCATGTCCTATCATTGAGCATACACTGCACAAGTGTTTTGGAGCCACCATAACCTGTTGCACAAGATTAGTCAAGTTAGCTAATTGTAATTCAATACTAAAGttagcacttacctcattaacttttTTAAGAGGTAGCTCATCTCTCCCTCCAAATTGTCATGTGTTGCCAGCAATGTTCTTTAATATTGCCTTAGCATTGGTTGGTGTCTTGTCCATGAATGCTCCTCCACTTACTGCATCAAGCATTACACGATCAGTACCACACAATCCTTCGTAAAAATACTATATTAAAAGACGCTCTGAAATCTAATGATTAGGACAAGATGCAACCAAATGTATGAATCGCTTATAGTAGTCTCCAAATGGCTCTCCATGTTGTTGTCGGATTGCACATATGTCTTTCCTTATGCTTGCAGCTTTTGTGGCCATAAAATATTGCTCCAAGAATGCTTGCTTCACCTAGTTCCATGTGTTCATTGATCCCAAAGGTAAATTGTAAAGCGACTCCTTTGCCTTAGCTTctaatgcaaatgggaatgcccTCAACTTGACTTGCTCCTCATCCACATTAGCTGGTTTCATTCCCGAGCATACCATGTGAAACTCCATGAGATGCTTTTTGGCATCCTCTGTTGAGAAGCCATGGAACTTAGGCAAATAGTGAATCATGCCGGACTTAAGCTCAAATCCTCCTTTTGCATTTGGATATGTGATGCACAATGTTTGTTGATCCATATTCGGCATTGCCAACTCCCTCAAAGTACGATTATTAGCCATGCCTTCTTGtggttcttcttcctcttctgaACTCAAATGTGGTGAGAAGATGGTGGTAAAGACACCGATGCACGCTTCTGCTTGATTTTTCTCTGAAGCTTTTGAAGTGTTCATTCAAGCTCAGGATTGTAAGAAGCTAGATCAATGCTCTTGGACCTTCGAGTATGCATATACCATGAAGAGTacctgaaataaaaacaaaaacaaaaacactaattagacaagaaaagaaaacaatagaaaaataagtaattagaaaTAACAATGCCTGGCGACAcagcgccaaaaatttgataggattaaaagcacaccacaaagtagcacaaaaatttcctattgattttccttattaacactaagatttgtcaattctagcatatgaaaataagggtctttcccgcagaagattgttttatctaactacttaagaTGTCCCAAAAACTGGGTTACTTTCCCTGCTGActagccaccgaaaaataattattagaccaactTATACGGATCTAGAgtctacaaaattttatatgtagACACTAGACACACAGAACTACACTCacaatttttgggatttttggagttgatttgcttaAATTAATTCGAACAAAAATATAACAGAAAcatattttaagtagttcacaaattaagaaaaatgaggtaggggaattgctattcaccaccaaataatcatacaaacatgttatgtttcattcaaattcctttcatttccggatgaagatgctcaagttggctcaatgttagaactcaacatattactctttcttatgtggtatgttaagagaatggcattttcaacttaacttagtccctagcaagcaatctagaatggtgtgttcatagatttaacaagtagaaatcattaagaacaaaaagagtttgagtcatcacgaGGCAacgtaagtactagcgttgtcttacttatcctagaaattgattcacatgttaatcgcaattaacaaatACTACTCtggaacatatgtaggtcctcattcaacAAGGGTAAGTgtacacatattcatagcatcaGAAttctagatatgcttactaagtatgcatccgtagaaaacacataaagaattcatcaatgagacaagtagtgaaccaattttcatccattcataaaagtaattcaaacgaaatgtcataacaaacttgcaatcatatttggggcttcaaaacagcccctaactactaaaaattagttacacataatccttaaataaaaccaaaagaaagacatgagtttgagagaTAAAACCGAAaaaagagaatgccaagatttcctccttcttctccttccttccctaACATagcagccttgccttttttccttcctttcctttctttttttctatcttttccGCTGCAACCTGcaactttttcttcttgctTGCTGCCACaattttttctccataactcaccccactaatagccatttagtgatgacaataagtgagagaaaatggtaaaacaattgtaacgctttgggcagcctttatggcaattactcccacttaatcctcatctttaattccatttcatcaGATATTTGAATAAGtgtcagctggcttgttcttggctgcatcagtttaggctgctagatttattggatttattgctttaaATGcgttcttgtcagttacaaactatttagcctcttgggaaccttacAGTGTTAAAAAGGtgataacttcttctagaaaaaagATATTAGCAATCCGTGAAATGccccagaaaatagacatccgtagctttccaagcatatgaggctcattctctaattcattctgagttgttcgtaacttgcttccaaaataagctgacctgcacaggcagttttgacaaATTTGTTACTGAATCCCACttttgctatttttcttttctttacttgacaaatcctacaaaacacaaaaaccaattaaataactcaaaaaaaataaggaattaactaagaaaagacaagtgaatttgatataaaatatatataaatatgagcttatcaataGGAGCTTTAAGGAAAAAATAGCTTGCCTTCAACTCGCAGCGGATCAGTTGCATGCTGGCACCTCAAGCAGTTCCTCCGAAAGATGGTACTCTAAGCTTAACTCCTCACCTTCCCTCAACTGTACACTTTGCATAACCGTTTGCATTTTCTTAACCCTTGGCTTTTTTTTCTTAGGAGAGCATGAACCTTGAGATGTTGTAGCAGGCTATGAAGAAGATTTCTTTTTTCACTCCACCCTTACTTTTATATGTAATTTCCATTTGGATGGCTAGCTTATTGCTTTTCGAACAATGGCCATGGGGCCGATTTGCTTATTGCCTTTAGCTTTAGCTGCTAACATTGAATTTAGCATAATGTTTGTGATGTATTTAATCTTTAATGACATTGGCTTTCTCTTACTTTGAGTGCATGAGAatttgttggatgaaattttgtTTAGGCTTTGAGACACAAGCTTGAGTTTTTGCTTGCTTTCATAGGGAAATAGCTGATCTTGCCGCTTGGCACTTTGTCAATGGGTTTCCCTTGGAACGATGGAAAAGATGTCATAGCTTCTGTAGAGATTGATTGGCTTGCTAAGCATTGATTGGCTTGCTATTTTTAAAAGCTTTTCCTTGCTTGGCTTGACTTTGCATTTGATAGGCTTTGGCATATTGCATGAGTATAGCTTTTCAAAAAAGCTTTATGGGTTTACATGGCATGTTAGCTTGGCATGTTGCATTATCATTGAACCATTGAGTAGCTTGCATGGCATTGATAGGCTTGGCATGTTGCATAAGTATAGTTTTAGCCATAATTTCCCCCTTAGGGTAGCTTGCTTGGTGTGGGCTTTCCTTATAGCCTAGGCATGATTATTGCTATAACTTGTTTAGAAAAAATCCTTCTAGTCACTCTTGCCAATGTACCAAAGATTTTGACAAAATGCTCCTTCATTTCATAAAATTTGGGGTACATCAATCGTTGCATGGCTTTACAAGGCCTCATAAAGTAAGCAAAATGATCATTGCATAGAAGGAGCTTATTCTTCTAAAATAAGCATGAGCATTTTAGCAGTAATATGACTTTAGCCACTTTGTATTGACAGTTTCGTTAGCATACCTTCCTTGACCGAAGTCAAGTAGTAGTAACCGCTTTGGTAGGCTTTCTTGACCACAAAAGGTCTTTCCCAGTGCAGGGCGAACTTCGAAGGTCTGGAGATTTGCCTCTTTATGTGGTTGACTATCTTGAGGATGAGATCTCATTCCTTGAAGCTATATGGCTTGACTGTGTAGTTGTAGGCTCTGCTAACTTATTGGTGGTATATGATTGCTTTCCTAGCTGCTCTTTTCCACCTCTAGCATGCGCATGCTGCAACATCATACTCCACATCGTTAAATGCTAAAACTCTTGCCGTGGGCATAATCATTTTCATCTAGGGAAATCACTTCGGACCCAAACACCAGCGAGTAGGTAGAGAAACCTGTAGCATTCCTTGGAGATATGTGATAGGCCTATAGGATGTTTGGAAGATGCGTGTTCCAGCCCCCAAAGTAGCTATGTATCATTTTACTTAGGATTCTCAGCAATGTCTTGTTTGTGGCTTCAACTTAACCGTGTCCCTAAGGATAGTACAGTGTGGAGCGACAGTGATTAATCCCGTAACCATCAAGTGTGGCACATACTTGTTTGTTCACAAAAGGTGTGccattgttttttattattctatAAAGTATCCCAAATGTAAAATGGTGCATTCTCTGATGAAATTGGAAATTACTGCTCCCATTGCTTTCCTGAGAAAGACTACTTCCACCCACTTTGTGAAGTACTCAGTGGCTACTAGTATCCATATGTGGCATTTGGAAGCTAGATTGATTTTTCCTATCAAATCAAGCTCCCAAGTATGGAATAGCCATGGAGTGCGTATGTCTTGCAGTAATGTTGGAGGTTTATGGATTAAGtttccatgaatttggcatgcaTAGCATCACTTGACCATGTTGTGCGTGTCTTCCTTCATGGTTGGCCAATAGTATCCTAGGCTCAATGACTGCTTATGTAGTTTCTTCCTTTCTTGGTGCTCGCTGCATTCTCTAGCATGTACTTGTTGTATAACTTGTGATGATTCAGATGGCCCAAGGCATCTCAATGGTTTCTTATTTAATCCCTTCCAGTATAGAGATGCCCATCCATAAAGTAACTCTTGATTGTCCCTTTTAATTTGCCTACATCCCTAACATTGATTGGCAATGTCCCATTGATGAAGAAGGTCAGGTATGGAAACCTCTAGTCATCAGTGATGGAAACTACAAATCTATCTCCTAGAGAAAGCATTGTGTTGCATTTTGGACATTCGACTTAGATGCATGTGCCTTGTTGCTTCATCTACAGCCTGTAGTACCCTTTCCTTTGTAGTCGGCAGTAGAGGCTCACAACTTAGTCGACTTCGCATATGATCTCATAGATCTCGTGCAATCACCTTTGTGCTACTTTTGGCTCAAGGCATCGGGTCTGCATTCCTTCGAAAAGACGCTTGTAAAGTGTCCCTATAACATTGATGTACACCTTAAGGCATATGATGTTGATCTCTCTACTTGGCTTGGAAAGTTCCCTTCTGACAGTTTCCCTTCAGTCGTTGCCTTCTGAAGCTTTATTCAGGAAGAGTGCGTCAATGGTTGGGGCCTTCCCTCTAATTAGAGCAATGTTTGGTTGTTCTTCGACGAAGGTAAGCTTAAAGCCAAGTGTGGCTAAGGCATCCGCATATCTGTTGGTTGTGCCGGAATGTGTTCCAACATCACCTGCTTGAAGCTTGCCATGAGTTTCTTGGTCATAATAGTGCAATATGGTGCCAAGGTTATTTCCTTTATCGCGAAGCTTCCCTGGACTTGGCTCAAGACCAAATTCGAGTCCCCTATAACTTGTATCTTCCTTCCGCTTCCCTAACTGTGGAAAAGCCCATAATGAAAGCCTCATATTTAGCTATGTTGTTTGTACATAGAAAGCTTAGCTTGAAGGCTAAGGTGGTAGCCTGGCCCCTTGGATTGAAATGTACAATACCAGCTCCTCCTTCTGTGGTTGTAGAAGAACCATAAATGCATGACCCATGGCTCCTCTTTCACAGCAGTCGTAGTTATCTCTAGTAACACACCAATGACTTCCTTCGAAATGGTGGGCTCTTCTTCTTTGGGTTATAATGCTCGCATGTCTACCACAGCTTGGCCTTTGATAGCCTTAGGCGTCACACATAtaatatcaaattcaaaaaGTTGGAGCAACCAACGAGCCAAACAACCAGGTAGTATAAGTCTAGTGAGCAAGTATTTTACCGAGTCAGACTTTACCAAAAGGTGCAGCTTGCAGACTAGGAAATAGTGGTGCAAACGTTGTGATGCATAGACGGGAATTAGGTAAAGGCATTTTATCTTCTCATAGCGGGTTTCGGCGCCTCTTAGCTATCAGCTGACATAGTAAATTGGTGCTTCTTCCCTGGTTGGACTGTCCTAAGCAAGCAAGACTCCTACGGCAGTGCTTGTTGCAACTAAGTAGAGCTTGAGCAGAATGTCTGGGACTGGTGCCTTCATTGTAAGAATGTTGGTAACTAGCTGCTAGACTCGTTGATAGGCTTCACTACATTCCTTGGTCCATACGAATTATTTCCCTTTCCTGAGCAGTAGGGCAAATGCTCCTATTGCTGTTGCTAATCTGAGGGATGAAGCACCGAATGTAAGATAGCTTCCCCATCAAGCTTTTTAACTCCTTTGCGTTTGTCAGTGGCATGAGGGCTCTAATGGTGCGCACCTTGTCTGAGACACTAGGAAGCCCAATAACTTGCTTGAGGAAACACCGAAGGCACATTTTGTAGGGTTCATCTTCAACCCATATGCTCGGCatctccttagcattttccTTAGCACTTCCCAGTGCCCTTCCCTAGCTTTGGATTTCACAATGAGGTTGTCCACATAGTCTTCCACCTCCTTCTCCATCGTGTCATGAAAAACTGCCATCATTGTTCGCTGATAGGTGGCACTGACGTTTTTGAGTCTAAATGGCATAACTATGTAGTAAAAGTTTCCAAATGGCGTGCAGAAAACCATATTCTCAGCAACTTTGGCGTACATCTTGATTTGGTTGTATCCATTGAAGCCATCTATGAATGACATCAGGCCTTGCCTTGAGGTTGAATCGATCATGATGTCTATGTTGGGCAATGGAAACTCATCATTTGGGCATGCTGCATTGAGATCTCAGTAATCGATGCATATCTGGCTTTGGACAGTGTTCTTCTTCTTTACTAGGACGATGTTGGCTAGCCAAAGAGGGTGCTTGATTGGCTTGATAAATCCAGCCATTTGTTGTACTACACGCTTAATCCCAGGCGTTGTGTTTAGCATATGGCACCATACTACACTTAATAGTGTTAAATAGCACACAATGCCGGGTGGAAATAACCTTGGCACCATACCGCACTATTATGGCCGAGAAATAAATAGCACATTGAACTAAAAACAAGACTATAACTAAATAGCACATTGTAATAAAAACAAGACTTACGAATATGCATGCCAAACTTAAAGTggatctttaaaaaaaataaaaaataaaaaaatttcaatgatgTCTCTTAAACGAATTAACATTCTTGTGGCTGAAAACACGAAAGACAAATTTGGACTTAaacaattacaaaagaaaacatGTACTAATCTAAGATATTACAAGCACAAGCGTTCTGCTAGAAATTGCCAATTGTACTCTAACATGACTAACAATTATATTTACATTCACACTACAATAAGAagagtggaaaaagaaaaaacaggcTGTGAAAGTCACTACCATTTGATAATACTAATTATCAATCAATGAAAACACACATTTTCAATCAATGAAAACACACATTTTCTATACGACTGAGAATCGAGTAGGAGATGTCAAACACAAGACGTCGGCTGCATCGACATGCATTATTCCTaagggtggttcggtatgggatcccataccgaaacccttgtcccgattcccaaaccgaaatttttgggaatcccaaattcaataccaatcccaaaccaaattttcgggaatcccaattttcgggaatcccgaaataatttcgagatttcgggacaaatcgggaatcccgaaatgtttttgggcttttggactaaaatttgacatattatgtttttgggctaaaatttgacatattatgtttttgggctaaaattaagtttcaatctacCCACTACCCATTTGTGCACAAAGTTTCAATTTGCCCACTAcacatgcatcatgcatgcaataaaaataaattatgtaccaaacccaaaaccaaaaataatagttacaagccaaggttttaaaataaataaagtaacaaactcaaaagcaaaaataatagttacaagccaaggttttaaaataaataaagtaacaaacccaaaatcaaaaaaaattagttatgagccaaagtttcaataattAAGTTACAAACCAAAAGCTAAAAAGCAAAGCTTAAAGTCTATAAATATTGTTGGCCTCTTCGGCCCCTTCGTCCCCTTGATCTTGTTGATGCTTGTGGTTGCTCCCTTCTTGTTGGTACTTGTACTCTTCCCCTTGATGTTGATGGTTGAGCCCTTCCTCTTGCAAtgggtggaggtggaggtggaggtggaggtggaggtggtcgAGGAGGTCGAGTAGCCGTGCCTAAAACAATAAACCACAAATCATTTAAAATGAATTATAGTCTAATAGATAATAaatactaagaaaataaaaggggaaattaaatactaagaaaataaaagaagaaaataaatactaagaaaataattctcttataattaaaaaataatatatatatatataatatttatttctattcggtatgggaataccgaaaaaatggagatgtaataccgaatcccataccgaaaatttcggtttggttcgggatgacataccgaaattttcaggaattttggtttgggatttttttggtttgggatcgggattttttcggtttggtttgggatttttgggatttttttccagccctaattATTCCAAAGATACTAGTGACAATGTACTCTCCGGTGTATTACATCACGAATGCTTTTAACTAACCGAGGTATAAATCATCACaaatcaacatactaagtcCAAACTTTCATATTCATCTTACAATGTTACAAAACAGTACATGCAATAGCAATGCTTCCAATAGGAGAACCTCAATTCTCACTAGAAGCATAAATCCCACTACGTATTATATAACTTTTATTCAGCATGGAGGCAGGAGGCTCTCTGTTTGCTATTAGGAGAACTTCAATTCTCACTTAAaccacaaacacaaaaatacacCAAAAATACATATCCCACAAAGGAGCCTCGACAAACGAGAGTCCGTTTCATGTAAGTCATTCTCTTAAATAACATAATCACACCACTCAGCTATATTAGAAGTATGGTCCATAGTAGAACTAGGCATCGTATCCAACTTAACTGGATTTTTCCCTCCAATCAACCTGGCCGGATTCCCAACCACCGTCGTCCTCGCCGGCACTTCCTTTATCACCACAGACCCAGCCCCAACCTTGGCCCCTTCCCCAATCCTAATGTTCCCCAAAATACAAGTCCCTGCCCCAATCAGCACCCCATCCCCAATTTTCGGGTGCCGGTCCCCGGATGCCTTTCCAGTCCCTCCCAAAGTCACACTGTGCAGAATTGACACATCGTTTCCAATCACCGCCGTCTCTCCCACCACGAGCCCGGTGGCGTGATCCAGCAGTATCCCGCTTCCGATTTTCGCCCCCGGGTGAATGTCCACCGCGAAAACCTCGGATACTCTGTTCTGAATCAGCAAAGCCAGGACCTTCCTCCCCTGCGACCACAATTTGTGCGCCGCCCGGTGGGCTTGGCACGCAAGAAACCCTTTGAAATTCAACAGGCAGTGAGAGTAACTAACGCAAGCTGGGTCCCGCTCCTTCACCGCCCTCAGATCATCCTTCACGGCCCTGACCACTTCCTGATCGTGTGCGAACACGCCCATGAAAATATCCACTAGGGTCGCAGACGATAGGCTGGAATTGCTTAATTTCACGGATAGATGGTGGGCCAAAGCACTTTCCAGAGAAGCTTGCGATAGAATCGAAGTGTGATAGTAATTTGACAAGATGGGTTCATCATCAATATCCGAGAGAGCTTCGTCCTGCATTCTGAGCCATAGATCTTCATCTGTGTCGAGATCCTCCACGATTCTGCGCGTCTGAGTGGTTTTCGTGCGGTTCTGGTAAATGGGTGCGCAGGAAACTTGATCGGAGAAGCTGCAGCGGCAGAAGTTC contains the following coding sequences:
- the LOC137742512 gene encoding serine acetyltransferase 1, chloroplastic-like; the encoded protein is MAACIDTQTNQLSRDPNRSSSDEDRYQFMNFCRCSFSDQVSCAPIYQNRTKTTQTRRIVEDLDTDEDLWLRMQDEALSDIDDEPILSNYYHTSILSQASLESALAHHLSVKLSNSSLSSATLVDIFMGVFAHDQEVVRAVKDDLRAVKERDPACVSYSHCLLNFKGFLACQAHRAAHKLWSQGRKVLALLIQNRVSEVFAVDIHPGAKIGSGILLDHATGLVVGETAVIGNDVSILHSVTLGGTGKASGDRHPKIGDGVLIGAGTCILGNIRIGEGAKVGAGSVVIKEVPARTTVVGNPARLIGGKNPVKLDTMPSSTMDHTSNIAEWCDYVI